In Bubalus bubalis isolate 160015118507 breed Murrah chromosome 3, NDDB_SH_1, whole genome shotgun sequence, a genomic segment contains:
- the TBX21 gene encoding T-box transcription factor TBX21 — protein MGIVELGCGDMLTGTEPMPASDEGRAPGADPQNRYYYPEPGAQDATDRRGGASLGAPYAGGALVPAPPGRYLGAYSYPPRPQAAGFPGASEPFPPTPGAEGYQPGDAYSAPDPRATLYPGPREDYILPPGLEVSGKLRVALNNHLLWSKFNQHQTEMIITKQGRRMFPFLSFTVAGLEPNSHYRMYVDVVLVDQHHWRYQSGKWVQCGKAEGSMPGNRQYVHPDSPNTGAHWMRQEVSFGKLKLTNNKGASNNATQMIVLQSLHKYQPRLHIVEVNDGEPEAACNTHVFTFQETQFIAVTAYQNAEITQLKIDNNPFAKGFRENFESMYASVDTSVPSPPGPNCQLLGGDHYSPLLPNQYPVSSRFYPDLPGQAKDVVPQTYWLGAPRDHSYEAEFRAVSMKPAFLPSAPGPTMSYYRSQEVLAPGAGWPVAPQYPPKVGPANWFRSMRTLPMEPGPGASEGRGPEEQGSPSLWTDITPLRPESSNSGLGEGDSKRRRVSPYPSSGDSSSPAGAPSPFDKDTEAQFYNYFPN, from the exons ATGGGCATCGTGGAGCTAGGCTGCGGAGACATGCTAACGGGCACCGAGCCGATGCCGGCGAGCGACGAGGGCCGGGCGCCAGGCGCCGACCCGCAGAACCGCTACTACTACCCGGAGCCGGGCGCACAGGACGCGACCGACCGTCGCGGGGGTGCCAGCCTGGGGGCGCCCTACGCTGGGGGCGCCCTGGTGCCCGCCCCGCCAGGCCGCTACCTCGGAGCCTACTCCTACCCGCCCCGGCCCCAGGCCGCCGGCTTCCCCGGGGCGAGCGAGCCCTTCCCGCCGACGCCGGGCGCCGAGGGCTACCAGCCCGGAGACGCCTACTCGGCTCCGGACCCGCGCGCCACACTCTACCCGGGGCCGCGCGAGGACTATATACTGCCGCCGGGGCTGGAGGTGTCCGGGAAGCTGAGAGTTGCGCTCAACAACCACCTGTTGTGGTCCAAGTTTAATCAGCACCAGACGGAGATGATCATCACCAAGCAGGGAAG GCGGATGTTCCCATTCCTGTCATTTACTGTGGCTGGCCTGGAGCCCAACAGCCATTACCGGATGTATGTGGACGTGGTCTTGGTGGACCAGCACCACTGGCGGTATCAGAGCGGCAAGTGGGTGCAATGTGGAAAGGCCGAGGGCAGCATGCCAG GGAACCGCCAGTACGTCCATCCAGATTCCCCCAACACCGGAGCCCACTGGATGCGCCAGGAGGTGTCATTCGGGAAACTAAAGCTCACGAACAACAAGGGGGCTTCCAACAATGCGACCCAG ATGATCGTGCTTCAGTCCCTCCATAAATACCAGCCCCGGCTGCACATTGTCGAAGTCAACGATGGAGAGCCGGAGGCGGCCTGCAACACACACGTCTTCACTTTCCAAGAAACCCAGTTCATCGCCGTGACCGCCTACCAGAATGCTGAG ATTACTCAGCTGAAAATTGATAATAACCCTTTTGCCAAAGGATTCCGGGAGAACTTTGAGTC catgtatgCATCGGTTGACACCAGCGTCCCCTCCCCGCCTGGACCCAACTGTCAACTGCTTGGGGGAGACCACtattctcctctcctccccaaccAGTATCCCGTCTCCAGCCGTTTCTACCCCGACCTTCCTGGCCAGGCCAAGGATGTGGTTCCCCAGACTTACTGGCTGGGAGCCCCCCGGGACCACAGCTACGAGGCCGAGTTTCGAGCTGTCAGCATGAAGCCTGCATTCCTGCCCTCCGCGCCCGGGCCCACCATGTCCTACTACCGAAGCCAGGAAGTCCTGGCACCTGGAGCGGGCTGGCCTGTGGCCCCCCAGTACCCTCCCAAGGTGGGCCCAGCCAACTGGTTCCGCTCCATGCGAACTCTGCCCATGGAACCTGGCCCTGGAGCCTCAGAGGGGCGGGGGCCAGAGGAGCAGGGCTCCCCCTCCCTGTGGACTGATATCACCCCACTCCGGCCAGAGTCCAGCAACTCGGGACTGGGCGAAGGAGACTCTAAGAGGAGGCGTGTGTCCCCCTATCCTTCCAGTGGTGACAGCTCGTCCCCTGCGGGGGCCCCTTCTCCTTTCGATAAGGACACTGAAGCCCAGTTTTACAACTATTTTCCCAACTGA